The DNA segment AACTGCTGACGGGCAGGATCAATTGGCTCTTCGTAACAAAGACGAACAAAACTTTTAAGGCTTTCAAAAATCCTGTTAGGTAAAAAACTTTCAGCTCTTTCACCCAATGCAGCATACAAATTAACGAAGCCTATTGCCTCGTCGTTTAACTGTACCTTTGGTTTTCCTTCTAATAACATAACTATATATCTTTCAAAAATGATATTCAATCTTTCTTAATATCCCGATTCATGAATTTTTATTCTGAATCTGAACATTACAAAGATATTTTAAATCATATTTTTACTTCTTCAAAAAAATACCGGATTATCAGATTTTAACGCCCAAACACTTATACTTTTTCACTTTTAAAGCTGTATAAGATTTAAAAGTGAAACTACCACCGCAAGCATACATCTGAATGACCTAATTTCACAAGCCTTTCGCGAAATCACACCTCATTGACACATCCTTAAATCTTTATCATTTTTAAGTATTTGTGTAACTTATTTTTCACAAAACCATCGAATATCTGCTATATATCCATCATAAAGCCGCAAAACAGAGCTCTTATTTTAAATTACTTTCAAAATGAAATCTAAAAAAAACTTTGATTTTGGAATATTTCGACAAAAAATCAAAAAAAGGTGTGTTATTTTAAGAAACTACGTTTTTAACATATAGTTCTTTGCTCTTTTCAAGGATAAATAGTACAGTACATACTCCCTTGCAAAAACGAATAGCATCGATTACATCATATAAATTCCAGAGCATTGAGTACTACTACCCAAACTACGGTAAATATTCCCGCCAGCCCTATCGAAAGAGCACTCATAGCTCCTTCCAGTTTCCCGTACTCCATTGCTTTTGCAGTTCCAATGGCGTGAGCAGCAGTTCCAAGAGCAACACCTCTGGCAATTGGGTGGCTAATTCGGAAAAGTTTATATATAAAAGGAATTATTAGAATACTGAAGATTCCGGTTATACTTATAGACAATATTACTATCGAATTGCTGGCTCCCAACATATCAGATATGGCAATACCTATAGGAGTAGTAACAGATCTTCCCAAAATTGACCTCATAATATATTCATCCAGACCGAAAATTTTCGAAAACACAATAACAGATACCAAAGCCGAAATTGAACCAACAACAATACCGCTCATAATAGCTTTCGAATACTTCTTCAAATACCTCCTGTTTTGATATAAGGGAACTGCCAGCAATACTGTTATCGGACCTAAGAACATATGGATTAAATCACCTCCTGCTTTATAACTCTCATATGGAATATCAGTCATTTTCAGAAAGACAACTACTATAACTACCGATATCAGCATAGGATTTAACCAAAGCTTCCCCGCTTTGTCGCGTATTTTTACACCAAGCCATCCGGCCAAAAGCGTAAGTAGTAATCCAAATACGGGATTTAAAGTTATTTCGTTCATATCTTCTGATACATTAGTTTTTTGAATGCTAAGCTGAGATGCAGGAAA comes from the Bacteroidota bacterium genome and includes:
- a CDS encoding LrgB family protein → MNEITLNPVFGLLLTLLAGWLGVKIRDKAGKLWLNPMLISVVIVVVFLKMTDIPYESYKAGGDLIHMFLGPITVLLAVPLYQNRRYLKKYSKAIMSGIVVGSISALVSVIVFSKIFGLDEYIMRSILGRSVTTPIGIAISDMLGASNSIVILSISITGIFSILIIPFIYKLFRISHPIARGVALGTAAHAIGTAKAMEYGKLEGAMSALSIGLAGIFTVVWVVVLNALEFI